The following proteins are encoded in a genomic region of Chryseobacterium cucumeris:
- the trpA gene encoding tryptophan synthase subunit alpha, translated as MSNLYNKKMKKLNIYFTAGIPQLEDTADIIQLIQDSGADMIEIGMPYSDPVADGPVIQKAHELALQNGMTIEKLLSQLKAIKDRIKIPIILMGYINPVLSFGFEKFCAACSESGVSGLILPDLPPIEFEKNYQHILKQYNLNFTFLVTPETSDERMIYLDSLSSGFLYAVSSSSTTGNENAVLKNEDYLSRLAALPLKNPVMIGFGIKSKDDFENVTEKADGGIIGTAFVNILLQDRDWKKRAIDFIHSIKG; from the coding sequence ATTTCTAACCTCTATAATAAAAAAATGAAAAAACTAAATATATATTTCACAGCAGGAATTCCACAACTGGAAGATACTGCTGATATTATACAACTGATTCAGGATTCCGGGGCTGATATGATCGAAATCGGAATGCCTTATTCTGATCCTGTAGCAGACGGCCCTGTCATTCAGAAAGCTCACGAACTGGCTTTACAAAACGGAATGACCATTGAAAAACTATTGTCACAACTAAAAGCAATCAAAGACAGGATCAAAATCCCAATTATTCTGATGGGTTATATCAATCCGGTACTAAGTTTCGGATTTGAGAAATTCTGTGCAGCATGTTCGGAAAGTGGTGTTTCAGGGCTGATCCTTCCTGATCTTCCTCCTATTGAGTTTGAGAAAAACTATCAGCATATCTTAAAACAATATAATCTTAATTTCACTTTTCTGGTAACTCCGGAAACCTCAGATGAAAGGATGATCTATCTGGATTCATTAAGTTCAGGATTTCTGTATGCCGTAAGTTCTTCTTCCACTACCGGAAATGAAAATGCGGTTTTAAAGAATGAGGACTATCTTTCCAGGCTCGCTGCTCTTCCACTTAAAAATCCGGTGATGATTGGGTTTGGAATTAAATCGAAAGATGACTTCGAAAATGTAACGGAAAAAGCAGATGGCGGTATCATTGGAACAGCCTTTGTGAATATTTTGCTTCAGGATAGAGACTGGAAGAAAAGGGCTATAGATTTTATCCATTCCATAAAAGGGTAA
- the trpC gene encoding indole-3-glycerol phosphate synthase TrpC, whose product MTILDKIIERKKEEVAAAKSRISLDRLKDTSFFGRPTYSLKESINNKSGIIAEFKRQSPSKGIINNNVQPLEVVSAYENFGASGISILTDHDFFGGNLNDVMDVRNEITIPILRKDFMIDEYQFYEAKSIGADVVLLIASCLSPAQVQEFTELAHQLKLEVLLEIHTEDELKHFNSEIDLVGINNRNLKDFKVDLQHSVQLKNQLPKEVLSVAESGIYSLEDFQFLKEKGFDGFLMGEYFMKNTDPAKAFEEFASQI is encoded by the coding sequence ATGACTATACTGGATAAAATTATTGAACGAAAAAAAGAGGAGGTTGCTGCAGCAAAATCGCGCATTTCCCTTGACCGGTTAAAAGACACCTCTTTTTTTGGAAGACCAACCTATTCACTGAAAGAATCCATCAACAATAAAAGCGGAATTATCGCTGAGTTTAAGAGACAATCTCCTTCAAAAGGGATCATCAATAATAATGTACAGCCTTTGGAGGTAGTTTCTGCTTACGAAAATTTTGGAGCCAGCGGAATTTCAATCCTGACTGATCATGATTTTTTCGGAGGAAATTTAAATGATGTTATGGATGTAAGAAATGAGATTACCATTCCGATTCTGCGAAAAGATTTTATGATTGATGAATATCAGTTTTATGAAGCCAAAAGTATTGGAGCTGATGTAGTATTACTGATCGCTTCATGTCTTTCACCAGCTCAGGTACAGGAATTTACCGAATTAGCTCACCAACTGAAATTGGAGGTCTTACTGGAAATTCATACAGAAGATGAACTGAAACATTTCAATTCAGAAATTGATTTGGTAGGAATTAATAACAGAAACCTTAAAGATTTTAAAGTGGATCTTCAGCATTCCGTTCAGCTAAAAAACCAGCTTCCAAAAGAAGTTTTATCTGTTGCAGAAAGTGGTATTTACAGCCTTGAAGATTTTCAGTTTTTAAAAGAAAAAGGATTTGACGGTTTCCTGATGGGCGAATATTTCATGAAAAATACAGATCCTGCCAAAGCTTTTGAAGAATTTGCTTCTCAAATTTAA
- a CDS encoding cupin domain-containing protein — translation MTRKHVLGTACFAILSSFLFSCDNSSNEPQSEYSDKIESVTLLKTTKSWDGTTYPAYPATQPEISVLKIAVPPNSALSWHKHPVINAAYVEKGEIQIERKEDGKTQWIRKGQVLPEMVNTGHRGKTGDLGATLIVFYSGTPDIPLSEPVQ, via the coding sequence ATGACCAGAAAACATGTATTGGGTACAGCTTGCTTTGCTATACTCTCTTCTTTCCTTTTTTCATGTGATAATTCATCCAATGAACCACAATCAGAATATTCTGATAAAATTGAATCGGTGACGCTTTTAAAAACGACAAAATCCTGGGACGGAACTACGTATCCTGCTTACCCCGCAACTCAGCCGGAAATTTCAGTCCTTAAAATTGCTGTACCTCCCAACTCGGCACTGAGCTGGCATAAACATCCTGTGATTAATGCTGCTTATGTAGAAAAAGGTGAAATTCAGATTGAAAGAAAAGAGGATGGAAAAACGCAATGGATAAGAAAAGGTCAGGTACTTCCTGAAATGGTTAATACCGGCCACAGAGGTAAAACCGGAGACCTCGGAGCAACGCTGATTGTTTTCTACAGCGGAACTCCGGATATTCCTTTATCTGAGCCAGTACAATAA
- a CDS encoding c-type cytochrome gives MKKILLAGTLGLMIISCSKKENTAEVASSSETTAVSEPAQSNLSGDQIMETLDCSGCHSVNERMIGPSYQEIAGKYSEKDTELLASKIIEGGSGVWGNVPMAAHPQVSKEDAKKMVEYILSQKK, from the coding sequence ATGAAAAAAATACTTTTGGCAGGAACACTGGGGCTTATGATCATTTCCTGTTCTAAAAAAGAAAATACAGCAGAAGTGGCATCTTCTTCTGAAACTACAGCTGTTTCAGAACCTGCTCAATCTAATCTTTCCGGTGATCAGATCATGGAAACATTGGACTGCTCAGGCTGCCATTCTGTGAATGAGAGAATGATAGGACCTTCTTATCAGGAAATTGCAGGAAAGTACTCTGAAAAGGATACTGAACTGCTGGCTTCCAAAATTATAGAAGGCGGAAGTGGAGTATGGGGAAATGTCCCTATGGCTGCCCATCCTCAGGTATCTAAAGAAGATGCCAAAAAAATGGTGGAATATATTTTAAGTCAGAAGAAATAA
- a CDS encoding GNAT family N-acetyltransferase: MKYHVKETKDLTEAEIKHILELWDISAWNTMKSSYFRSFFKDSEFHFLMDTDESILAIMRVNFDFTLQIADTGYSFAEAVGLVSAHKKRGYGTALVKHFKENVTQRNLETIGFCHADLRSFYEKCDIEILHDKAKMIKESIGPEWVNSEDDDILIFHTSQKRKELLNQLSVQNNAYLMTKE; this comes from the coding sequence ATGAAATATCACGTAAAAGAAACGAAAGATTTAACAGAAGCCGAAATAAAACACATCCTGGAACTTTGGGATATTTCTGCATGGAACACCATGAAATCATCCTACTTCCGCTCTTTTTTTAAAGACTCAGAATTTCATTTTCTGATGGATACGGATGAAAGCATATTGGCCATTATGAGAGTGAATTTTGATTTCACCTTACAAATAGCAGACACCGGTTATTCCTTTGCGGAAGCCGTAGGGCTTGTTTCTGCTCATAAAAAGAGAGGGTATGGAACCGCTTTGGTGAAACATTTCAAAGAAAATGTTACTCAGAGAAATCTTGAGACAATTGGTTTCTGCCACGCTGATCTTCGTTCCTTTTATGAAAAATGTGACATAGAAATCCTCCATGACAAGGCCAAAATGATCAAAGAAAGTATCGGCCCGGAGTGGGTAAATTCTGAAGATGATGATATTTTGATTTTTCATACCTCGCAGAAAAGAAAAGAGCTGCTCAACCAGCTGAGTGTACAAAACAACGCTTATTTAATGACTAAAGAATAA
- a CDS encoding anthranilate synthase component I family protein, with protein MLTKTITIKTVSKKTLGDLHTPMNIYLKIRDKFRDTILLESSDSKSIDNNFSFIAVNAIAGIEVKNLNEYEIKLPSSAPVKQFIMERNITDVFEEFRQIFKCEETGDPIEQTAQSLFGYTSFEAVQFFENISLKAQSKEVEIPVLRYRLYQYVIAINHFNDEMYIIENCIDGVKSEFHLLENLIKNQNTPVYPFEKTSEETSNITDEEYIELVKTAQKHCMRGDVFQLVLSRRFEQKFKGDEFNVYRALRNINPSPYLFYFDYGNYKLFGSSPESQLIIKNNKAIIHPIAGTSKRTGNFEADLEAIEVLKADPKENAEHTMLVDLARNDLGKLGKNVTVTKLKEIQLFSHVIHMVSEVTADVADDINPLEMVSATFPQGTLSGAPKHKALQLINQYEKDSRGYYGGCIGIIGLNGTCNQAIMIRTFLSKNNTLFYQAGAGLVAKSVPESELQEVNNKLNALKKAVEKAEKIVEK; from the coding sequence ATGTTGACCAAAACAATTACGATAAAAACCGTTTCGAAAAAAACACTGGGAGACCTTCATACTCCCATGAATATTTACCTTAAGATCAGGGATAAATTCCGTGATACGATTCTTCTGGAAAGTTCAGATTCAAAAAGTATTGATAATAACTTTTCCTTCATCGCCGTGAATGCCATTGCCGGAATTGAGGTGAAAAATCTTAACGAATATGAAATCAAACTTCCTTCTTCTGCTCCCGTAAAGCAATTTATTATGGAGCGGAATATTACAGATGTATTTGAAGAGTTCCGTCAGATTTTTAAATGTGAAGAAACCGGTGATCCTATTGAGCAGACGGCTCAGAGCCTTTTTGGCTACACAAGTTTTGAAGCGGTACAGTTTTTTGAAAACATCAGCCTTAAAGCACAAAGCAAGGAAGTAGAGATTCCTGTTTTAAGGTATAGATTGTACCAATATGTAATTGCTATCAATCATTTTAATGATGAAATGTATATTATTGAAAACTGTATTGATGGCGTAAAATCTGAATTCCATCTGTTGGAAAATCTTATTAAAAATCAGAATACTCCGGTTTACCCATTCGAGAAAACAAGCGAAGAAACATCTAATATTACAGATGAAGAGTATATTGAACTGGTAAAGACAGCCCAGAAACACTGTATGCGCGGAGATGTCTTCCAGCTGGTTCTGAGCAGAAGATTTGAGCAGAAATTCAAAGGTGATGAGTTCAACGTGTATCGTGCTTTGAGAAATATCAATCCTTCTCCTTACTTATTCTATTTTGATTACGGAAATTACAAATTATTCGGATCAAGTCCTGAAAGCCAGTTAATCATCAAAAACAATAAAGCCATTATTCACCCGATTGCGGGAACATCCAAAAGAACAGGAAATTTTGAAGCTGACCTTGAAGCTATTGAAGTCCTGAAAGCCGATCCCAAAGAAAATGCAGAACATACCATGCTGGTAGATCTCGCTAGAAATGATCTTGGAAAGCTTGGGAAAAATGTAACGGTTACTAAGCTTAAAGAAATCCAGCTTTTCTCTCACGTTATTCATATGGTAAGTGAGGTGACTGCAGATGTTGCTGATGACATCAATCCTCTGGAAATGGTTTCCGCTACTTTCCCTCAGGGAACATTAAGCGGTGCACCCAAGCATAAAGCGCTTCAGCTGATCAATCAATATGAAAAAGATTCCCGCGGCTATTATGGCGGCTGTATAGGAATCATCGGACTGAACGGAACCTGCAACCAGGCCATTATGATCAGAACCTTCTTAAGTAAAAACAATACCTTATTTTACCAGGCTGGTGCCGGTCTTGTAGCAAAATCTGTCCCTGAAAGTGAATTACAGGAAGTCAACAACAAACTGAATGCACTGAAAAAAGCAGTAGAAAAAGCAGAAAAAATAGTTGAAAAATAA
- a CDS encoding phosphoribosylanthranilate isomerase, with protein MNLQPTTSNLPPQLKVCGLTKPDQIQELIAMKTDFLGFIFYEKSPRYVLNHLSLEELSTIDHQGKVGVFVNEEADIIVKIVQHADLNFVQLHGDESNDFIAELRQKLNPEVGIIKVIRIGSNTAENQNKITQILDLQQATCNPQPVTYYLFDTDSKAFGGTGQQFDWNILNEFEIPLPYFLSGGISEDNICDVKTLKQQPFALDINSKFETEPGSKNIDRIKKFKTQFQQNK; from the coding sequence ATGAACCTGCAACCTACAACCTCAAACCTGCCACCTCAACTCAAAGTCTGCGGTCTTACAAAACCGGATCAGATTCAGGAATTGATTGCTATGAAAACAGATTTTCTCGGTTTTATCTTCTATGAAAAATCACCGAGGTATGTTTTGAATCATCTGAGTCTGGAAGAACTCTCAACCATTGATCACCAGGGAAAAGTGGGCGTTTTTGTTAATGAAGAAGCCGATATCATTGTAAAGATCGTTCAGCATGCAGATTTGAATTTTGTCCAGCTTCATGGTGATGAAAGTAACGATTTTATTGCTGAATTAAGACAAAAGCTGAATCCGGAAGTTGGTATTATTAAAGTCATCAGAATAGGAAGTAATACAGCAGAAAATCAAAATAAAATAACACAAATTCTTGATCTGCAACAAGCAACCTGCAACCCGCAACCTGTCACCTACTACCTATTTGATACAGACAGCAAAGCCTTTGGCGGAACAGGGCAACAATTCGACTGGAATATTCTGAATGAATTTGAGATTCCACTGCCCTACTTTCTAAGCGGCGGAATTTCTGAAGATAATATCTGTGATGTAAAAACATTGAAGCAACAGCCTTTCGCTTTGGATATCAATTCAAAGTTTGAAACAGAGCCCGGCAGTAAAAATATTGACAGGATAAAAAAATTTAAAACCCAATTTCAACAAAATAAATAA
- the rlmF gene encoding 23S rRNA (adenine(1618)-N(6))-methyltransferase RlmF — protein MSAEKSSLHTRNLHRNSYDFDQLISCVPELKHYVFTNAYQTVTINFSIPQAVKLLNKALLLHFYNIKGWDIPDTNLCPPIPGRADYVHYIADLLGEPLNKIPTGNSVKGLDIGTGANLVYPLISCKSYGWTILGTDINQDSLKNAQHILDQNEDLSSVIQLKSQPDADHIFTNIIGPEDRFTFTMCNPPFHDSEESAMKGNIRKTKNLSKSKKTKPLLNFSGQQSELWCEGGELAFITKMINESTLFSSQVLWFTCLVSKKDNLNKLNNLLKKVNAVEVRTIDMAQGQKVSRMLAWTFIPRKDRKSWLI, from the coding sequence ATGTCTGCTGAAAAATCCAGTCTGCACACAAGAAATCTGCATCGTAATTCCTACGATTTTGATCAGCTTATTTCTTGTGTGCCGGAACTGAAACACTATGTTTTTACAAATGCCTATCAGACAGTAACCATTAATTTCAGCATTCCTCAAGCAGTTAAACTGCTCAATAAAGCCTTACTCTTACATTTCTACAACATTAAAGGCTGGGATATTCCCGATACCAATCTTTGTCCACCGATCCCGGGAAGAGCAGACTATGTACATTATATTGCCGATCTATTAGGTGAACCACTTAACAAAATTCCCACAGGAAATTCTGTAAAAGGATTAGACATAGGAACAGGCGCGAATCTCGTGTATCCTTTAATCAGCTGCAAATCTTATGGCTGGACCATTCTGGGAACGGATATCAACCAGGATTCTTTGAAAAATGCTCAACACATTCTGGATCAAAATGAAGATCTTTCCTCTGTTATTCAGTTAAAAAGCCAGCCTGATGCTGATCATATCTTTACCAATATCATTGGTCCGGAAGACAGATTTACTTTCACCATGTGCAATCCTCCTTTTCATGATTCTGAAGAATCTGCCATGAAAGGGAATATCAGAAAAACAAAAAATCTTAGTAAATCAAAGAAAACGAAACCTCTTCTTAACTTCAGCGGACAGCAGTCTGAACTTTGGTGTGAAGGTGGTGAACTTGCTTTTATTACTAAAATGATCAATGAAAGCACATTGTTTTCATCACAGGTTCTTTGGTTCACGTGTCTGGTTTCGAAAAAAGACAATCTCAATAAACTCAACAATCTTTTAAAGAAAGTAAATGCTGTAGAGGTGAGAACTATTGATATGGCTCAGGGACAAAAAGTAAGCAGAATGCTGGCGTGGACGTTTATTCCCCGAAAAGACAGAAAAAGCTGGTTGATTTAA
- the trpD gene encoding anthranilate phosphoribosyltransferase produces MKEILQYLFNHNTLSKSEAKATMIEIAQNKFNAAEVTAFISVFLMRNITLKELEGFREALLQMAVPVNIDASDAIDIVGTGGDGKDTINISTLASFVVAGAGQKVIKHGNYGASTTTGSSNVLEELGYQFKNSSEQLNEDLERANICFLHAPYFHPALQSVGLLRKSLGLRTFFNLLGPLVNPAKPRYSMIGVYNLEIARIYQYLLQKEEREFILVHGLDGYDEISLTGDSKIITKNGEEIYSAEDLGFNPVTLEDIKAGNSIRETAKIFMDILEGNGTEQQNSVILANASAALYNTHKFGTYDNCLLMADESLQSGKALNSFNLLIQ; encoded by the coding sequence ATGAAAGAAATACTTCAATACCTGTTCAACCATAATACGCTTTCAAAATCAGAAGCGAAGGCTACCATGATTGAGATTGCACAGAATAAATTCAACGCTGCGGAAGTGACTGCTTTTATCAGTGTTTTCCTGATGCGGAATATCACATTGAAAGAGCTGGAAGGTTTCAGAGAAGCATTGTTACAAATGGCTGTTCCTGTAAACATCGATGCCAGCGATGCGATTGATATTGTAGGAACAGGAGGTGACGGAAAAGATACCATCAATATATCCACTCTGGCCAGTTTTGTAGTAGCCGGAGCCGGACAGAAGGTAATAAAACATGGAAATTACGGAGCTTCTACCACTACAGGCTCTTCCAATGTACTGGAAGAACTGGGATATCAGTTTAAAAACAGCTCAGAGCAATTGAATGAAGATCTTGAAAGGGCTAACATCTGCTTTTTGCACGCTCCTTATTTTCATCCTGCGCTGCAATCTGTCGGGTTATTAAGAAAATCGCTGGGATTAAGAACCTTCTTTAACCTTTTGGGTCCTTTGGTCAATCCGGCAAAGCCCAGATATTCAATGATTGGAGTTTATAATCTGGAAATTGCAAGAATTTATCAGTATCTTCTTCAAAAGGAAGAACGTGAATTTATTCTGGTGCATGGCCTTGACGGATATGATGAAATAAGTCTTACCGGCGACAGCAAAATCATCACCAAAAACGGCGAAGAAATTTATTCTGCAGAAGATTTAGGTTTCAATCCGGTAACGCTGGAAGATATTAAAGCAGGAAACTCCATTCGGGAAACGGCAAAAATATTCATGGATATTCTGGAAGGAAATGGTACAGAACAGCAGAACTCAGTAATCCTTGCCAACGCTTCAGCAGCACTTTACAACACCCATAAATTCGGGACCTACGATAACTGTCTTCTCATGGCTGATGAAAGTCTGCAAAGCGGAAAAGCATTGAATAGTTTTAATCTTTTGATCCAATAA
- the trpB gene encoding tryptophan synthase subunit beta — MNYKNPDENGYYGEFGGAFIPEMLYPNVEELQKNYLEIIESEDFQAEYQDLLKNYVGRATPLYFAKNLSQKYKTQIYLKREDLNHTGAHKINNALGQVLLAKRLGKTRIIAETGAGQHGVATATACALLGLECIVYMGEIDIQRQAPNVARMKMLGAEVVAATSGSKTLKDAVNEALRDWINNPVTTHYVIGSVVGPHPFPDLVARFQSIISKEIKEQLKEKIGRENPDYVIACVGGGSNAAGTFYHFVEEKEVKIIAAEAGGLGVDSGKSAATTFLGTLGVLHGSKSLVMQTADGQVIEPHSISAGLDYPGIGPFHAHLFKEKRAEFFSINDDEALKCAFELTRLEGIIPALESSHALAVLDKKKFNENDVVVICLSGRGDKDMETYLKEIRS; from the coding sequence ATGAATTATAAAAACCCCGATGAAAACGGATATTATGGAGAGTTTGGAGGTGCTTTTATCCCCGAAATGCTCTATCCTAATGTAGAAGAACTGCAAAAAAACTATCTTGAAATCATAGAGTCTGAAGATTTTCAGGCCGAGTATCAGGATTTGCTGAAAAACTATGTTGGGCGGGCCACTCCACTCTATTTTGCTAAAAATTTAAGTCAGAAATACAAGACTCAGATCTATTTGAAAAGAGAAGATCTCAACCATACCGGAGCTCACAAAATCAATAATGCTCTGGGCCAGGTTTTATTAGCGAAACGTCTTGGAAAAACCAGGATTATTGCGGAAACCGGAGCCGGACAGCATGGCGTTGCTACCGCTACAGCATGTGCTTTGCTTGGTCTAGAATGCATCGTCTATATGGGAGAAATTGATATCCAGAGACAGGCTCCCAATGTAGCGAGAATGAAAATGCTGGGAGCAGAAGTAGTGGCTGCCACTTCAGGTTCAAAAACCCTGAAAGATGCAGTAAATGAAGCATTAAGAGACTGGATCAACAATCCTGTGACGACTCATTATGTGATTGGAAGTGTAGTGGGACCTCATCCTTTTCCGGATCTTGTAGCACGATTCCAGAGTATTATTTCAAAGGAAATCAAAGAACAGCTGAAAGAGAAAATCGGAAGAGAAAATCCGGATTATGTGATTGCCTGTGTAGGTGGAGGAAGTAATGCAGCAGGGACCTTTTATCATTTCGTAGAGGAAAAAGAGGTGAAAATCATTGCTGCTGAAGCCGGAGGATTGGGAGTGGATTCCGGAAAATCCGCTGCTACTACTTTCCTGGGAACGCTTGGTGTCCTTCACGGAAGCAAAAGTCTTGTGATGCAGACAGCAGACGGCCAGGTTATTGAACCCCACTCTATTTCTGCCGGACTGGATTATCCGGGAATCGGGCCTTTTCATGCGCATTTATTTAAAGAAAAAAGAGCTGAATTCTTTAGCATTAATGATGATGAAGCTTTGAAATGTGCCTTTGAACTCACCAGACTGGAAGGAATTATCCCTGCACTGGAAAGTTCTCACGCACTGGCTGTTCTGGATAAGAAGAAATTTAATGAAAATGATGTTGTGGTCATTTGCCTGAGCGGCCGTGGAGATAAGGATATGGAAACGTATCTTAAAGAAATTAGAAGTTAG
- a CDS encoding anthranilate synthase component II, with amino-acid sequence MNSNINTQQTPLKVLVFDNYDSFTYNLVQIIERILNQRVDVVRNDEITLEEIGKYDKIILSPGPGIPEEAGILLDLIKEYAPSKSILGVCLGQQAIAEAFGGSLINLSEIFHGVATTTDLVKEDTKLFKDLHSGLEVGRYHSWAVNTEDFPEELEITAVDKDGMIMALQHKTYDVHGVQFHPESILTPEGEVIIKNFLLS; translated from the coding sequence ATGAACAGCAATATAAACACTCAGCAGACGCCACTTAAAGTTCTCGTTTTCGACAATTACGACAGCTTTACCTATAACCTTGTTCAGATTATTGAAAGAATTCTGAACCAAAGAGTAGATGTGGTAAGAAACGATGAAATTACCCTTGAAGAGATTGGAAAATACGACAAAATCATCCTTTCTCCCGGTCCCGGAATTCCTGAAGAAGCAGGTATTTTATTAGACCTTATTAAAGAATACGCTCCTTCAAAAAGTATCCTTGGAGTATGTCTCGGACAGCAGGCCATAGCTGAAGCTTTCGGAGGAAGTCTGATCAACCTGTCTGAAATCTTTCACGGAGTGGCTACCACTACCGACCTGGTGAAAGAAGACACCAAATTATTTAAGGATTTACATTCAGGATTGGAAGTGGGAAGATACCACAGCTGGGCAGTCAATACTGAAGATTTCCCGGAAGAACTGGAAATCACAGCCGTAGATAAAGACGGAATGATCATGGCTTTGCAGCACAAAACCTATGATGTACACGGAGTACAGTTTCACCCTGAAAGCATTTTAACGCCGGAAGGAGAAGTAATCATTAAAAACTTTCTGTTGTCATGA
- the lipB gene encoding lipoyl(octanoyl) transferase LipB, translating into MNTNQNKAVEFEDLGVKEYQPAWDYQEQLMKNIIDTKIKNRDLPAEQHSITPNHLLFVEHPHVYTLGKSGHEENMLAGIDKLKEIEATFVKVNRGGDITYHGYGQVVGYPILDLENFFTDIHLYMRNLEEVIIRTIAEYGIKGERSPGETGVWLDVGKPYARKMCAMGVKASRWVTLHGFALNVNTDMRYFEYIIPCGIKDKQVTSLKRELERELTPEEMEELKAKIRKHFADVFQAKLIYK; encoded by the coding sequence ATGAATACAAATCAAAATAAAGCAGTAGAATTTGAAGATTTAGGAGTCAAAGAATATCAGCCTGCCTGGGATTATCAGGAACAGCTGATGAAAAACATCATTGATACCAAAATAAAAAACAGAGATCTTCCTGCAGAACAGCATAGTATAACTCCCAACCACCTTCTTTTCGTAGAGCATCCTCACGTGTACACGTTAGGAAAAAGCGGACATGAAGAAAATATGCTTGCCGGTATTGATAAGCTGAAAGAAATTGAGGCTACCTTCGTGAAAGTAAACCGCGGTGGAGATATTACCTATCATGGCTATGGACAAGTTGTAGGTTATCCTATTCTGGATCTTGAAAATTTTTTCACTGATATTCATTTATATATGAGGAATCTGGAAGAAGTGATCATCAGAACCATTGCCGAATATGGTATTAAAGGAGAACGCTCGCCGGGAGAGACCGGAGTATGGCTGGATGTGGGAAAACCATACGCCAGAAAAATGTGTGCCATGGGAGTGAAAGCTTCCCGTTGGGTAACTCTTCACGGCTTTGCACTAAATGTGAATACGGATATGCGTTATTTTGAATACATTATTCCGTGTGGGATCAAAGATAAGCAGGTTACTTCGTTAAAAAGAGAGCTTGAAAGGGAACTCACTCCGGAAGAAATGGAAGAACTGAAAGCAAAGATCAGAAAGCATTTTGCAGACGTTTTCCAGGCAAAATTGATTTATAAATAG
- a CDS encoding protein-glutamine glutaminase gives MKKFLLSMMVFVTVLSVNSCSDSAANQDPNLVAKESNEIAMKDFGKTVPVGIEKEDGKFKISFMVTAQPYEIADSKENAGYISMIRQAVENETPVHVFLKANTNKIAKVEKATADDIRYFKSVFNKEERGESNKAVSVIPNLATLNSLFTQIKNQACGTSTASSPCITFRYPVDGCYARAHKMRQILLNAGYDCEKQFVYGNLRASTGTCCVSWVYHVAILVSFKNASGIVEKRIIDPSLFSSGPVTDSAWRVACTNTSCGSASVSSYANTAGNVYYRSPSGSLLYDNNYVNTNCVLNIFSSLSGCSPSPAPSVASCGF, from the coding sequence ATGAAAAAATTTCTGTTATCCATGATGGTATTCGTGACGGTACTGTCAGTGAATTCCTGCTCAGATTCAGCTGCCAACCAGGATCCTAATCTTGTAGCCAAGGAGTCTAATGAAATTGCAATGAAAGATTTCGGCAAAACTGTTCCGGTAGGGATTGAAAAAGAAGATGGAAAATTTAAAATCTCATTTATGGTTACTGCACAGCCGTATGAAATTGCGGACAGTAAAGAGAATGCAGGTTATATCTCCATGATCAGACAGGCTGTTGAAAACGAAACTCCTGTTCATGTTTTCCTTAAAGCTAATACCAATAAAATTGCAAAAGTAGAAAAAGCAACTGCTGATGACATCCGTTATTTCAAATCGGTATTCAACAAAGAAGAAAGAGGAGAAAGTAACAAGGCAGTAAGTGTTATTCCTAATCTTGCTACATTAAACAGTCTTTTTACCCAGATCAAAAACCAGGCTTGTGGAACTTCTACGGCATCTTCACCATGTATCACATTCAGATATCCGGTGGATGGATGCTATGCAAGAGCCCACAAAATGAGACAGATCCTTTTGAATGCAGGCTATGATTGCGAAAAGCAATTCGTGTATGGTAACCTTAGAGCGTCTACCGGAACATGCTGCGTTTCATGGGTATATCACGTAGCCATTTTGGTAAGCTTCAAAAATGCATCAGGAATTGTTGAGAAAAGAATCATTGATCCGTCATTATTCTCCAGCGGACCGGTAACCGATTCTGCATGGAGAGTTGCTTGCACCAACACAAGCTGTGGGTCTGCTTCAGTATCTTCTTATGCCAATACTGCAGGAAACGTATACTACAGAAGTCCATCAGGATCTCTGTTATATGATAACAATTATGTGAATACCAACTGTGTATTGAACATATTCTCATCCCTTTCCGGATGTTCTCCTTCCCCTGCACCTAGTGTAGCGAGCTGTGGATTCTAA